The following proteins come from a genomic window of Heyndrickxia acidicola:
- a CDS encoding putrescine aminotransferase, whose product MSIDLNNELKTNQEKSVTDYINKVLSLIEKEEITEEEAAWITKETVDGFRENVNPGFLTYRKTVTKDGQFAAVEWSDNGACFKDVNGKEYIDCLGGFGIYNVGHRNPKVVKAVTDQLKRQALHSQDLLDPLRAMLAKILAEITPGDLKYAFFTNSGTESVEAALKLAKMYSERTTFISTTRAFHGKSLGSLSGTAKGMFRKPFLPLIPGFRHVPFGDIEMMRKTFETSSMVGEDVAAVILEPIQGEGGIILPPENYLKEVRELCDQFGALLIFDEVQTGMGRTGKMFAAELYDVVPDIICLAKAFGGGVMPAGAIVAKEKVFKSWFPNPFMHTTTFGGNPLACAAAIATIGVLIEERLPERSAEVGEYFLEELKKAAEGHEDKVLEIRGKGLMIGIEFHKDEIGYEVSKGMFDHGVLVAGTLINSKTIRIEPALTISYEEVDKVVSTFKQVLAKVEA is encoded by the coding sequence ATGAGTATTGATTTAAATAATGAGTTAAAAACAAACCAGGAAAAATCGGTAACGGATTACATTAATAAGGTATTAAGTTTAATTGAAAAAGAGGAAATTACTGAGGAAGAAGCAGCATGGATTACAAAAGAAACAGTCGATGGCTTCAGGGAAAACGTAAATCCGGGATTCCTGACATATCGAAAAACCGTAACAAAAGACGGACAATTTGCTGCAGTGGAATGGTCAGATAATGGCGCCTGTTTTAAGGATGTAAACGGGAAAGAGTACATTGATTGTCTTGGCGGTTTTGGTATTTATAATGTTGGACACCGAAATCCAAAGGTTGTAAAAGCCGTAACGGATCAATTAAAACGGCAGGCTCTTCACAGTCAGGACCTTCTTGATCCACTCCGTGCAATGTTAGCAAAAATCTTAGCTGAAATTACTCCAGGGGATTTGAAATATGCATTCTTTACCAACAGCGGAACGGAAAGTGTGGAAGCGGCTTTAAAGCTGGCAAAAATGTATAGCGAGCGAACTACATTTATTTCCACAACCCGCGCTTTCCATGGAAAAAGTCTTGGCTCCCTTTCAGGAACGGCAAAAGGAATGTTCCGTAAGCCTTTCTTGCCTTTAATTCCGGGATTCCGCCATGTGCCATTCGGAGACATTGAGATGATGAGAAAAACATTTGAAACATCCTCAATGGTAGGGGAAGATGTGGCGGCTGTTATCCTCGAACCTATTCAGGGTGAAGGCGGTATTATCCTGCCTCCGGAAAACTATTTAAAAGAAGTACGAGAGCTTTGCGATCAATTTGGTGCCCTTTTAATCTTTGATGAAGTTCAAACAGGGATGGGCCGTACCGGAAAAATGTTTGCGGCAGAATTATATGACGTTGTTCCGGATATTATCTGTCTTGCAAAAGCCTTTGGCGGCGGAGTGATGCCTGCTGGTGCAATCGTAGCAAAAGAGAAAGTGTTCAAGAGCTGGTTCCCGAATCCATTTATGCATACAACAACCTTCGGCGGAAATCCGCTTGCCTGTGCTGCTGCCATTGCAACAATTGGTGTACTGATTGAAGAAAGGTTACCTGAACGTTCAGCAGAAGTAGGAGAATATTTCCTTGAGGAACTGAAAAAAGCAGCAGAGGGACATGAAGACAAAGTACTGGAAATACGCGGGAAGGGACTAATGATAGGAATTGAGTTTCATAAAGATGAGATTGGTTATGAAGTGTCAAAAGGAATGTTTGACCATGGTGTACTGGTTGCAGGTACCTTAATTAATTCAAAAACAATTCGAATTGAACCGGCACTAACCATCAGCTATGAAGAAGTGGATAAAGTAGTGAGTACGTTTAAACAGGTATTAGCTAAAGTAGAAGCTTAA
- a CDS encoding APC family permease: MSKEKHSINEDVADLASLGYTQELKRNLNFFSNFAISFSFISATTGIFSLFGFGLTTGGPAFIWSWPIVFIGQLLVGLTMGEVASHYPVAGSIYQWTKHLAGNTYSWFSGWIYLIALLATIASVDFGAAPYIAQLMGMDANNHVLLVLITAVIVILQTLINAFSVKLMAIINGIGMIAEIVAMIVLAIALFAVGIHHPFSFSFDTAGTAGKGSYLPVFLAAMLTSTWVLFGFDSAGSLAEEVINPRRVVPKAIISSLFLTFIIGGLALLAFVLAIPNLGETMKAAVPLTYILNKNLGTGISNAFVVLALIAIFVCGTAVQATVSRLLFSFGRDNKIPGAKLWAKMSKKHDTPVAAIIFSGIFAILLVLSSSAESYIVNICVVGIYLAYLSVTVGALFARTRGWDSTASPWNLGKWGLTVNILSLIWGVFVILNLCWPRSPGQAWYLNYSVPLLAVIVMLIGAVYYFSSVYPRDKAITLKGNSEPFSNHKN, encoded by the coding sequence TTGTCTAAAGAGAAACATTCCATAAATGAAGATGTTGCAGATCTTGCAAGCTTGGGATACACACAAGAATTAAAGCGAAATCTTAATTTCTTTTCAAACTTTGCTATTTCGTTTTCCTTTATTTCGGCAACGACAGGCATCTTTAGCCTGTTCGGATTTGGATTAACCACAGGAGGACCGGCCTTTATCTGGAGCTGGCCGATTGTTTTCATCGGTCAGCTTCTGGTGGGGCTTACAATGGGAGAAGTAGCTTCTCACTATCCGGTCGCAGGCTCCATCTATCAATGGACGAAGCACCTTGCAGGGAATACCTATTCATGGTTTTCTGGCTGGATTTATTTGATTGCTTTACTTGCAACCATAGCATCTGTTGATTTTGGAGCGGCGCCCTATATTGCCCAGCTGATGGGAATGGATGCGAACAATCATGTTTTGCTAGTCCTTATAACTGCAGTAATCGTAATCCTTCAAACACTTATTAACGCATTCAGTGTAAAATTGATGGCCATTATAAATGGTATTGGAATGATCGCTGAAATCGTAGCTATGATTGTCTTGGCCATTGCGCTTTTTGCGGTGGGCATCCATCATCCGTTTAGCTTTTCATTTGATACAGCGGGAACAGCTGGAAAAGGAAGCTACCTGCCTGTATTTCTTGCTGCCATGCTGACCTCCACATGGGTTCTGTTTGGTTTTGATTCTGCAGGCAGTCTTGCAGAAGAGGTAATTAATCCTCGAAGGGTAGTTCCAAAAGCCATCATCTCCTCATTATTTTTGACATTTATCATAGGCGGGTTGGCGCTTTTGGCATTCGTGCTTGCCATTCCGAACCTTGGTGAGACAATGAAAGCAGCAGTTCCTTTAACGTACATCTTAAACAAAAATTTAGGCACAGGGATATCGAATGCGTTTGTAGTGTTAGCACTAATTGCCATATTCGTCTGCGGTACTGCAGTACAGGCGACAGTATCCCGCTTATTGTTCTCTTTTGGACGCGATAACAAAATTCCAGGAGCCAAGCTATGGGCAAAAATGTCCAAAAAGCATGACACACCAGTGGCTGCCATCATATTTAGCGGAATATTTGCTATTCTATTGGTTCTATCCTCTTCTGCAGAATCCTATATCGTAAATATCTGTGTAGTCGGAATCTATCTTGCTTACTTAAGCGTGACGGTTGGAGCACTTTTTGCCCGAACCCGGGGATGGGATTCAACCGCCTCTCCATGGAACTTAGGAAAATGGGGATTAACTGTAAACATTTTATCTCTTATCTGGGGCGTATTTGTTATTCTTAACCTTTGCTGGCCAAGATCACCAGGGCAGGCTTGGTATTTGAATTATTCCGTTCCGCTTTTAGCCGTCATTGTCATGTTAATAGGTGCTGTTTACTATTTTTCTTCCGTTTATCCGCGTGATAAGGCAATTACCTTAAAGGGAAACTCCGAGCCATTTAGTAATCATAAAAATTAG